A window of the Cuculus canorus isolate bCucCan1 chromosome 3, bCucCan1.pri, whole genome shotgun sequence genome harbors these coding sequences:
- the RDH14 gene encoding retinol dehydrogenase 14, with product MAAAAAAALLLGGGLLLAVRRWLRAGASPGACASMRGKTVIITGANSGLGRAAAAELLRMRARVIMGCRDRARAERAAREIRAELGERAEGEEGGELVVRELDLASLRSVRAFCHRVLQEEPRLDVLINNAGIFQCPYMKTEDGFEMQFGVNHLGHFLLTNLLLGLLKNSAPSRIVVVSSKLYKYGEINFDDLNSEISYNKGFCYSRSKLANILFARELARRLEGTGVTVNSLHPGIARTNLGRHVNIPLLAKPLFNLVSWAFFKTPLEGAQTSIYLASSPDVEGVSGKYFGDCKEEELLPKAMDDLVARKLWDISEVMVGLLK from the exons ATGGCCGCGGCGGCCGCTGCGGCGCTGCTGCTTGGCGGGGGGCTCCTCCTGGCCGTCCGGCGCTGGCTACGCGCCGGGGCCTCGCCCGGTGCCTGCGCCTCCATGCGGGGCAAGACGGTGATCATCACGGGGGCCAACAGCGGCCTGGGCCGCGCGGCGGCGGCCGAGCTGCTGCGGATGCGGGCCCGCGTCATCATGGGGTGCCGCGACCGCGCGCGGGCGGAGCGGGCGGCGCGCGAGATCCGGGCCGAGCTGGGCGAGCGGGCGGAGGGCGAGGAAGGCGGCGAGCTGGTGGTCCGAGAGCTCGACCTGGCCTCGCTCCGCTCCGTCCGAGCCTTCTGCCACCGCGTCCTCCAG GAAGAGCCAAGGCTGGATGTTCTCATAAATAATGCAGGCATATTCCAGTGTCCGTACATGAAGACAGAGGATGGTTTTGAGATGCAATTTGGTGTAAATCACTTGGGTCACTTCTTGCTCACCAACCTTCTTCTGGGCCTCCTCAAAAATTCTGCTCCGAGCAGGATTGTGGTGGTATCCTCAAAGCTTTACAAATATGGAGAGATCAACTTTGATGACTTGAACAGTGAAATAAGTTACAATAAAGGCTTTTGTTACAGTCGAAGTAAACTGGCTAACATATTATTTGCAAGGGAGCTAGCCCGTCGGTTAGAAGGGACGGGAGTCACTGTCAATTCACTTCATCCTGGGATTGCCAGAACAAATCTAGGCAGACATGTGAATATTCCTTTGCTGGCCAAACCTCtgttcaacttggtgtcatGGGCTTTCTTCAAAACACCTCTGGAAGGAGCCCAGACTTCTATTTATTTGGCCTCTTCTCCTGATGTTGAAGGTGTGTCGGGTAAATATTTTGGGGACTGCAAAGAGGAGGAGCTCCTGCCCAAAGCCATGGATGACTTGGTTGCGAGAAAGTTGTGGGATATCAGTGAAGTGATGGTTGGTTTATTGAAATAA
- the NT5C1B gene encoding cytosolic 5'-nucleotidase 1B gives MSGSGSEAPQPPEDAELRGQEDEQDWAAAKAFYDNLVSKKPRPPKPQHAITVAVSSRALFDLVEERRIYEEQGVEKYVEYQQDNENVTLKPGPAFHFVKALEHVNARLLELYPDDEERFDIVLMTNNHAQVGVRLINSINHYGLTIERFCMTGGKSPIGYLTAYLTNLYLSADSEKVQEAIEAGIAAATMFTANKDVAYSDTQLRVAFDGDAVLFSDESEQIVKEQGLDRFFEHEQLNENKPLAQGPLKGFLEDLGKLQKKFYAKNERLNCPIRTFLVTARSAASSGARVLKTLRSWGLEIDEALFLAGAPKGPILVKIRPHIFFDDQMFHIEGAQKLGTIAAHVPYGVAQKYHKSA, from the exons ATGAGTGGCTCCGGCTCGGAGGCGCCGCAGCCCCCCGAGGATGCGGAGCTCCGGGGGCAGGAGGATGAGCAGGACTGGGCGGCGGCCAAAGCTTTCTACGACAACCTGGTTTCCAAGAAACCCCGGCCG CCCAAGCCCCAGCATGCCATCACGGTGGCCGTCTCCTCCCGAGCCCTCTTCGACCTGGTGGAGGAGCGGCGGATCTACGAAGAGCAAGGGGTGGAGAAGTACGTGGAGTACCAGCAGGACAACGAGAACGTCACCCTCAAACCCGGCCCGGCTTTCCACTTCGTTAAG GCGCTGGAGCATGTCAATGCCCGGCTTCTGGAGCTGTACCCGGATGATGAAGAACGATTTGATATTGTTCTGATGACTAATAACCATGCCCAAGTGGGAGTGCGACTGATAAACAGCATCAATCACTATG GCTTAACAATTGAACGTTTCTGTATGACGGGAGGAAAAAGCCCTATTGGATACTTGACTGCATATCTTACAAACTTGTACCTCTCAGCAGACTCTGAAAAAGTGCAAGAAGCTATAGAAGCAG GCATCGCAGCAGCTACAATGTTCACTGCCAACAAAGACGTTGCTTACTCGGATACGCAGTTGAGAGTGGCATTCGATGGGGATGCGGTTCTCTTTTCTGATGAATCAGAACAGATTGTCAAAGAGCAAGGATTAGATAGATTTTTTGAACATGAACAGCTGAATGAAAATAAGCCTCTTGCACAG GGTCCTTTGAAGGGCTTCCTGGAAGACCTAGGGAAACTCCAGAAGAAGTTCTATGCAAAAAACGAACGGTTAAATTGTCCCATAAGAACCTTCCTGGTCACAGCCAGAAGTGCAGCAAGCTCTGGAGCCAGAGTGCTGAAGACTCTTCGTAGCTGGGGTCTGGAGATTGATGAGGCACTTTTTCTAGCGGGAGCTCCTAAAGGACCAATCCTGGTGAAAATCCGCCCTCACATTTTCTTTGATGACCAGATGTTCCATATCGAAGGAGCACAGAAATTAGGCACCATAGCTGCGCATGTTCCCTATGGTGTTGCTCAGAAATACCACAAATCTGCATGA